A single window of Bombus pascuorum chromosome 1, iyBomPasc1.1, whole genome shotgun sequence DNA harbors:
- the LOC132904777 gene encoding protein FAM177A1, which translates to MDPRKNETCDLSDVILNEIDTGTQDRKSLKRPKRVLHFSDGDLEEYSEDETDVPHINATVNQIDPKSLNWLPWAWYQTTSIGNKVLEGCDCVGEWLAGFFGITSPKYQFEINEFYRVQALENKMQRKQDLEMGGWNEHSKNNIVNNVQ; encoded by the exons atgGACCCGAGGAAGAATGAAACTTGTGATTTATCGGAtgttattttaaacgaaattgatACTGGCACGCAA GATCGTAAGTCGTTAAAACGACCAAAGCGTGTATTGCATTTTTCGGATGGTGATTTAGAAGAATATTCTGAAGACGAAACAGATGTACCGCATATAAATGCCACAGTGAATCAAATAGATCCA aaatcTCTGAATTGGTTACCGTGGGCATGGTATCAAACCACTTCAATTGGTAATAAAGTACTGGAAGGATGTGATTGTGTAGGTGAATGGTTAGCGGGCTTTTTCGGGATTACATCACCCAAGTATCAGTTTGAAATCAATGAATTCTATAGAGTTCAAgctcttgaaaataaaatgcaacgTAAACAGGATTTGGAAATGGGTGGGTGGAATGAACAcagcaaaaataatattgtaaataatgtgcaatga
- the LOC132904693 gene encoding uncharacterized protein LOC132904693 — MQDICENIRTAIEHGRTDIIRSLLDACENGNATEGITKEKILNQPLLEEGTFLSYASKANQPDIVRTLLSCGANPAVQNTNGHNAVDVASSDIIRRTYIEELLRATAASELDRVVQLLDAGLNVNSWDSHGSKNTPLHWAACYGNKDIVTYLIDRGADVNAVNGCGATPLHDAVNRGDVAICQELLQAGANPLVRATKGTFAGKTPYDLTRGKQSLHCFLQRFLSNFVSNDSETMHSPTATFTDGNFCQKSISSNMSQLSIESTKSLDPVYDLPLRESGKESPTKSTERDGIYSLLWPQPKTIVELKNSSTSFIAGKELFISIIQGSESIHRILDVWEISRTHLLELGYDVKIGEVHPSSGKLLTDNRIECIVNRSLFNTPEGYQLHISQNTIKVGAGSLAGLHYAVCTFVQILRLSKNHSKSEACEIEPVFIKDEPRFTHRGILLDISPRGRIPTLEYLLHMIDLWSSFKISYLHLYSRLTPNCDWQLCYSKSEMVTLDRYCRDRHLDLVPTLDVDSNVGQHHLSQMWPIFQELLAVFPSLSYVHVGPRLANLLVQAENLDLNLSVNETIETDMSEVFKSYSCLQELWHILDLGPNTTLLLCSNGLHSKAEFHNIPSNIILVEYGFQADYDFSEWTEAFRTAGGNVLPSSGTASYNSLAGCPASTYANTKNAIKTSLEQDSVGIVVAHWSGSHHLTPHPFAWIGYLIAAGLAWNPASEVDIGINDNYEIPEVFGSRQKCITKLLDIHVFQDSEYKIGNAILELGRLDTLVLTLSKNQGTKDLQQIPDNRGSTLYRLLTDPDNVNLEYLSADLFAKVTKQVKRISHSLYEGSLSSKFASMELQELQLTADLMLTACKIGRTLIGVGVNPNSNMGLAVINLGICNLPPTFRTDVANKMLAHIEQYKGSWLQRHLPQGLQSSLLVLTSALHRFVPET, encoded by the exons ATGCAAGACATTTGCGAAAATATTCGTACAGCTATTGAACATGGACGTACCGATATAATTAGATCCCTGTTAGATGCAT GTGAGAATGGCAATGCAACTGAAGgtataacaaaagaaaaaattctaaatcaaCCACTTCTAGAAGAAGGTACTTTCCTTTCATATGCTTCAAAG gCAAATCAACCAGATATAGTACGAACATTGTTAAGCTGTGGTGCTAATCCAGCTGTCCAGAATACTAATGGACATAATGCTGTAGATGTTGCATCAAGTGACATAATACGTCGTACTTATATTGAAGAGTTATTAAGAGCAACTGCTGCATCTGA gTTGGATAGGGTAGTACAATTATTAGATGCTGGATTAAATGTGAATTCATGGGATTCCCATGGCAGTAAAAATACTCCTTTACATTGGGCAGCTTGTTATGGAAATAAAGATATTGTCACATATTTAATTG atagAGGGGCAGATGTAAATGCTGTTAATGGCTGTGGTGCTACACCATTACATGATGCAGTAAATCGTGGTGATGTTGCTATTTGTCAAGAATTATTACAAGCTGGTGCAAATCCCCTTGTACGAGCAACTAAAGG AACTTTTGCAGGGAAGACTCCATATGATCTTACTAGAGGAAAACAATCTTTGCACTGTTTTCTTCAAAGATTTCTATCAAACTTTGTATCGAACGACAGTGAAACAATGCATAGCCCAACTGCAACATTTACAGACGGAAACTTCTGTCAAAAAAGCATCTCAAGTAACATGAGTCAACTTTCTATTGAATCTACCAAATCATTAGATCCAGTTTATGACTTACCATTACGTGAATCAGGCAAAGAAAGCCCCACTAAAAGTACAGAAAGAGATGGAATTTATAGTTTACTTTGGCCACAGCCAAAAACCATTgttgaattgaaaaattcttctacATCTTTTATTGCTGGGAAAGAactttttatatctataatacAG GGTAGTGAATCCATACACAGAATATTAGATGTTTGGGAAATTAGCAGGACTCATTTACTGGAATTAGGTTATGATGTTAAAATTGGTGAAGTACATCCTAGTTCTGGCAAATTATTGACTGATAACCGAATTGAATGTATAGTTAATAGAAGTCTGTTTAATACACCTGAAGGATATCAATTGcatatttcacaaaatacTATTAAAGTTGGTGCTGGAAGTTTGGCTGGTTTACATTATGCAGTTTGTACTTTTGTACAGATTTTGCGATTAAGTAAAAATCATAGTAAATCAGAAGCATGTGAAATCGAACcagtttttataaaagatgaaCCGCGATTTACCCATCGTGGTATATTGTTAGATATCTCACCGAGAGGACGAATACCTACATTAGAATATTTACTTCATATGATCGATTTATGGTCgtcatttaaaatatcttacttacatttatattcaagACTTACACCAAATTGTGATTGGCAATTATGTTATTCAAAATCAGAAATGGTTACTCTAGATCGTTACTGCAG AGATCGACATTTGGATTTAGTTCCAACTTTGGATGTTGATTCTAATGTAGGACAACATCATTTGTCACAAATGTGGCCTATATTCCAAGAATTATTAGCAGTATTTCCAAGTTTAAGTTATGTTCATGTTGGGCCTAGATTGGCTAATTTGCTTGTTCAAGCAGAGAACCTTGATTTGAATTTGTCAGTTAATGAAACTATAGAAACAGATATGTCAGAAGTATTTAAATCATACTCTTGTCTCCAAGAACTTTGGCATATCTTAGATTTAGGTCCAAATACAACTTTACTACTTTGTTCAAATGGCTTACATTCTAAAGCAGAATTTCATAACATACCCAgtaatattattcttgttGAATACGGATTTCAg GCTGATTATGATTTTTCTGAATGGACAGAAGCATTTAGAACAGCAGGTGGTAATGTATTACCTAGTTCTGGAACAGCAAGTTATAATAGTTTAGCAGGATGTCCAGCATCAACATATGCAAATACAAAGAACGCAATAAAAACTTCTCTTGAACAGGATTCAGTGGGTATAGTTGTAGCTCATTGGTCTGGAAGTCATCATCTTACTCCTCATCCTTTTGCATGGATTGGATATTTAATAGCAGCAGGATTGGCATGGAACCCAGCTAGTGAAGTAGATATAGGTATCAATGATAACTATGAAATACCTGAAGTATTTGGATCaag GCAGAAATgtattacgaaattattagATATTCATGTTTTTCAAGAttctgaatataaaattggTAATGCAATATTAGAATTAGGGCGTTTAGATACTTTAGTACTTACTTTAAGTAAGAATCAAGGAACAAAAGATCTACAACAAATCCCTGACAATCGAGGATCAACTTTGTACAGATTATTAACAGATCCGGATAATGTAAATTTAGAATACCTTTCGGCTGATTTATTTGcg aaagtaaCAAAACAAGTTAAACGTATTTCACATTCATTATATGAAGGAAGTCTATCATCAAAGTTTGCATCAATGGAACTACAAGAGCTCCAGTTGACCGCTGATTTAATGTTAACAGCATGTAAAATTGGCAGAACATTGATTGGCGTTGGTGTTAATCCAAATAGTAATATGGGCCTTGCAGTGATTAATTTAGGTATATGTAATCTGCCTCCTACATTTAGGACTGATGTAGCAAACAAAATGTTGGCTCATATAGAACAGTATAAAGGTTCATGGTTACAAAGGCATTTACCTCAGGGACTTCAAAGCTCTCTACTAGTCTTGACTAGTGCTTTACATAGGTTTGTGccagaaacataa
- the LOC132904707 gene encoding ubiquitin-like protein 7: MSSELILGVRLDPQTLTTIKLNDINFKTKVEKLKYETAVRVNLSKDLFELIYCGCVLEDDMTLESYGLKNGSMVHVLRRREPELPSFPKCISEDGILQLVSAFKSFKENPGLRSALNRIGKKPEVMDNIISSSPGLHEDTVAIAILQDPDLMSYFTDVDTVRRFAEAHPVLVEAAQNIAAAVHAEAHNNVTVGSNSSLSNSQPAAYSYSLDNLSGDEEMAGDSSQSSDSTQTPNLSSNPTNSTVTVAQLAAAVSRARAGSFPLSNPASSTSAGSTNSGIITTEMFTQAMQQVHSPSVLPRSSDLRRMLAQMHELGLQNDTLNLRALHLTNHDVIAAIELVFSGFSNN, encoded by the exons ATGAGTTCAGAATTGATTTTAGGTGTACGTTTAGATCCTCAAACATTAACTaccattaaattaaatgatattaattttaagacAAAGGTTGAAAAACTGAAATATGAAACAGCTGTGAGGGTTAACCTATCAAAAGATTTATTTG aattaatttattgtgGATGTGTCCTTGAGGATGATATGACTTTAGAATCGTACGGTTTGAAAAATGGTTCAATGGTACATGTTTTAAGAAGAAGGGAACCAGAACTGCCATCATTTCCTAAATGCATATCAGAAGACGgaattttacaattagtaTCTGCATTTAAGTCTTTCAAAGAAAATCCTGGGCTTCGAAGTGCTTTAAAT cGCATAGGTAAGAAACCAGAAGTTATGGACAATATCATTTCATCTTCTCCTGGATTACACGAAGATACAGTAGCAATTGCAATTTTACAAGACCCTGATTTAATGTCATATTTCACAGATGTTGATACTGTTAGAAG ATTTGCAGAAGCACATCCAGTCTTGGTGGAAGCTGCTCAAAATATAGCTGCAGCTGTTCATGCTGAAGCACATAACAACGTAACTGTTGGCTCGAATTCTTCACTATCTAATTCACAGCCTGCCGCTTATTCTTATAGTTTAGACAATTTAAGTGGTGATGAAGAAATGGCAGGAGATTCTTCTCAGTCTTCAGATTCTACACAAACACCAAATTTATCTTCTAATCCAACAAACTCTACCGTTACTGTTGCACAACTTGCAGCAGCAGTTTCTAGAGCAAGAGCTGGAAGTTTTCCCCTCTCCAATCCTGCTTCTTCCACTTCAGCTGGCAGCACGAATTCTGGAATAATAACTACGGAAATGTTTACACAAGCTATGCAGCAAGTTCATTCACCGTCCGTTTTACCACGCTCTTCGGATTTACGACGAATGTTAGCGCAAATGCATGAACTAGGATTGCAAAATGATACATTAAATCTTCGAGCATTACATCTCACAAATCATGATGTAATAGCGGCAATTGAACTTGTGTTCAGCGGATTTAGCAATAattaa